A window of the Linepithema humile isolate Giens D197 chromosome 4, Lhum_UNIL_v1.0, whole genome shotgun sequence genome harbors these coding sequences:
- the LOC105675018 gene encoding synaptic vesicle glycoprotein 2B-like isoform X2 has product MKSLVKFKVEDAKADPGQADPGPADFERAIIAAGYGKFNYLLLLAILPASFSSVFSSSTMSYVLPSAECDLRLTMFDKGLLNSMAFAGMISTAFFWGFMADTFGRKKIMFYGYLVTGLLSVATCFSHTSWLLIIFKFFDGVIISGPYAALMSYLAEIHDTVHRSRSYMWLGVFFSLGNICLPCVAWLVIPQKWDVTFFNRTMEINSWRVFLAICSIPEFLACVALFAFPESPRFLILKGRHDEALNVFKKIYSLNTGKDPDTYPIKSLKDEYTVKSSAGNLQSEAHNCWKKVKPLFLPPNIFRLLLISMIQLGATIGSNSLRLWMPQLFAMIESYKSTLMKNDKRVLGFQPSFCYMLGQEKAYLNATRYINETLSNATAVCVPAELNSRVFINSIVIAMTGIIGYILAGTLITIIGKKKLMAICFLIAAACCGSLYWAEDTNGILGLSSVFVAMSSIGGAAVINVIVDNFPTCLRTVAVSITMMMGRIGAVIGNLLFPILFDLSCLGPFVMIGTACLTSALMVAMLPRKKTQDEKWEDVV; this is encoded by the exons atgaagTCGCTGGTGAAATTTAAAG tGGAAGACGCAAAAGCTGATCCAGGTCAGGCTGATCCAGGTCCAGCAGATTTCGAACGGGCAATAATAGCAGCAG GATATGGAAAGTTTAACTATCTGCTACTGCTGGCGATACTGCCGGCCAGTTTCTCCAGTGTCTTTTCGTCATCGACAATGTCCTACGTGTTACCATCTGCTGAATGTGACCTCCGGCTGACGATGTTCGACAAAGGACTGCTGAACTCGATGGCGTTCGCAG GAATGATCAGCACGGCATTTTTCTGGGGTTTCATGGCCGACACGTTCGGTcgtaagaaaataatgttctACGGTTACTTGGTTACTGGTTTACTAAGTGTGGCAACATGTTTTTCGCACACTTCTTggcttttaattatatttaagtttttcGACGGCGTAAT CATATCTGGCCCATATGCAGCGCTTATGTCGTACTTGGCAGAGATACACGATACAGTGCATCGATCGCGGTCGTATATGTGGCTTGGCGTGTTCTTCTCACTTGGAAACATTTGCCTGCCAT GCGTAGCATGGCTGGTAATACCTCAAAAATGGGACGtcacattttttaacagaaCGATGGAAATAAATTCGTGGAGGGTGTTTTTAGCGATTTGTTCTATACCTGAGTTTCTCGCGTGCGTCGCCCTTTTCGCTTTTCCAGAGAGTCCGCGCTTTCTCATCTTGAAAGGCCGACATGACGAGGCGTTGAACGTCTTCAAGAAGATCTACTCGCTCAATACTGGAAAAGATCCTGACACATATCCG ATAAAGAGTCTGAAGGATGAATATACTGTCAAATCTTCCGCGGGGAATTTGCAAAGTGAAGCGCACAACTGCTGGAAGAAAGTAAAGCCTCTTTTCCTGCCACCTAATATCTTCAGATTGCTACTCATATCGATGATACAGCTCGGAGCGACGATAGG GTCGAATTCGCTCCGACTTTGGATGCCGCAGTTGTTCGCGATGATCGAGAGTTACAAGAGCACACTGATGAAGAACGATAAGCGCGTATTGGGCTTTCAGCCTTCATTCTGTTACATGCTAGGCCAAGAAAAGGCATATCTTAATGCCACCCGGTACATCAATGAAACGCTGAGCAATGCGACGGCTGTGTGCGTTCCA GCTGAGCTGAACTCTAGAGTGTTTATCAATTCCATCGTCATCGCTATGACAGGCATTATTGGTTATATTCTGGCTGGTACTTTAATTACTATTATCGGAAAGAAGAAACTGATGG CAATTTGTTTCCTCATTGCTGCTGCCTGTTGCGGTTCACTTTATTGGGCCGAAGATACCAATGGCATTCTCGGATTGTCTTCAGTATTTGTCGCCATGTCGAGTATTGGTGGTGCGGCTGTTATTAATGTTATCGTTGATAATTTTCCTACATGTCTAA gaactGTAGCAGTCAGTATAACAATGATGATGGGAAGAATCGGCGCAGTAATAGGCAATTTATTATTCCCCATTTTATTCGATCTGTCGTGTTTAGGCCCCTTCGTTATGATCGGCACGGCTTGCTtaa CTTCTGCATTGATGGTCGCTATGCTACCTCGGAAAAAGACGCAGGACGAAAAATGGGAGGATGTTGTttga
- the LOC105675018 gene encoding synaptic vesicle glycoprotein 2B-like isoform X1 has translation MIFARLIEFFAMYKLSRYRLVREGSVEDAKADPGQADPGPADFERAIIAAGYGKFNYLLLLAILPASFSSVFSSSTMSYVLPSAECDLRLTMFDKGLLNSMAFAGMISTAFFWGFMADTFGRKKIMFYGYLVTGLLSVATCFSHTSWLLIIFKFFDGVIISGPYAALMSYLAEIHDTVHRSRSYMWLGVFFSLGNICLPCVAWLVIPQKWDVTFFNRTMEINSWRVFLAICSIPEFLACVALFAFPESPRFLILKGRHDEALNVFKKIYSLNTGKDPDTYPIKSLKDEYTVKSSAGNLQSEAHNCWKKVKPLFLPPNIFRLLLISMIQLGATIGSNSLRLWMPQLFAMIESYKSTLMKNDKRVLGFQPSFCYMLGQEKAYLNATRYINETLSNATAVCVPAELNSRVFINSIVIAMTGIIGYILAGTLITIIGKKKLMAICFLIAAACCGSLYWAEDTNGILGLSSVFVAMSSIGGAAVINVIVDNFPTCLRTVAVSITMMMGRIGAVIGNLLFPILFDLSCLGPFVMIGTACLTSALMVAMLPRKKTQDEKWEDVV, from the exons ATGATTTTTGCACGTCTCATCgaattttttgcaatgtaCAAATTGTCTAGATATAGACTTGTGCGTGAAGGATCAG tGGAAGACGCAAAAGCTGATCCAGGTCAGGCTGATCCAGGTCCAGCAGATTTCGAACGGGCAATAATAGCAGCAG GATATGGAAAGTTTAACTATCTGCTACTGCTGGCGATACTGCCGGCCAGTTTCTCCAGTGTCTTTTCGTCATCGACAATGTCCTACGTGTTACCATCTGCTGAATGTGACCTCCGGCTGACGATGTTCGACAAAGGACTGCTGAACTCGATGGCGTTCGCAG GAATGATCAGCACGGCATTTTTCTGGGGTTTCATGGCCGACACGTTCGGTcgtaagaaaataatgttctACGGTTACTTGGTTACTGGTTTACTAAGTGTGGCAACATGTTTTTCGCACACTTCTTggcttttaattatatttaagtttttcGACGGCGTAAT CATATCTGGCCCATATGCAGCGCTTATGTCGTACTTGGCAGAGATACACGATACAGTGCATCGATCGCGGTCGTATATGTGGCTTGGCGTGTTCTTCTCACTTGGAAACATTTGCCTGCCAT GCGTAGCATGGCTGGTAATACCTCAAAAATGGGACGtcacattttttaacagaaCGATGGAAATAAATTCGTGGAGGGTGTTTTTAGCGATTTGTTCTATACCTGAGTTTCTCGCGTGCGTCGCCCTTTTCGCTTTTCCAGAGAGTCCGCGCTTTCTCATCTTGAAAGGCCGACATGACGAGGCGTTGAACGTCTTCAAGAAGATCTACTCGCTCAATACTGGAAAAGATCCTGACACATATCCG ATAAAGAGTCTGAAGGATGAATATACTGTCAAATCTTCCGCGGGGAATTTGCAAAGTGAAGCGCACAACTGCTGGAAGAAAGTAAAGCCTCTTTTCCTGCCACCTAATATCTTCAGATTGCTACTCATATCGATGATACAGCTCGGAGCGACGATAGG GTCGAATTCGCTCCGACTTTGGATGCCGCAGTTGTTCGCGATGATCGAGAGTTACAAGAGCACACTGATGAAGAACGATAAGCGCGTATTGGGCTTTCAGCCTTCATTCTGTTACATGCTAGGCCAAGAAAAGGCATATCTTAATGCCACCCGGTACATCAATGAAACGCTGAGCAATGCGACGGCTGTGTGCGTTCCA GCTGAGCTGAACTCTAGAGTGTTTATCAATTCCATCGTCATCGCTATGACAGGCATTATTGGTTATATTCTGGCTGGTACTTTAATTACTATTATCGGAAAGAAGAAACTGATGG CAATTTGTTTCCTCATTGCTGCTGCCTGTTGCGGTTCACTTTATTGGGCCGAAGATACCAATGGCATTCTCGGATTGTCTTCAGTATTTGTCGCCATGTCGAGTATTGGTGGTGCGGCTGTTATTAATGTTATCGTTGATAATTTTCCTACATGTCTAA gaactGTAGCAGTCAGTATAACAATGATGATGGGAAGAATCGGCGCAGTAATAGGCAATTTATTATTCCCCATTTTATTCGATCTGTCGTGTTTAGGCCCCTTCGTTATGATCGGCACGGCTTGCTtaa CTTCTGCATTGATGGTCGCTATGCTACCTCGGAAAAAGACGCAGGACGAAAAATGGGAGGATGTTGTttga
- the LOC105675018 gene encoding synaptic vesicle glycoprotein 2B-like isoform X3, protein MSYVLPSAECDLRLTMFDKGLLNSMAFAGMISTAFFWGFMADTFGRKKIMFYGYLVTGLLSVATCFSHTSWLLIIFKFFDGVIISGPYAALMSYLAEIHDTVHRSRSYMWLGVFFSLGNICLPCVAWLVIPQKWDVTFFNRTMEINSWRVFLAICSIPEFLACVALFAFPESPRFLILKGRHDEALNVFKKIYSLNTGKDPDTYPIKSLKDEYTVKSSAGNLQSEAHNCWKKVKPLFLPPNIFRLLLISMIQLGATIGSNSLRLWMPQLFAMIESYKSTLMKNDKRVLGFQPSFCYMLGQEKAYLNATRYINETLSNATAVCVPAELNSRVFINSIVIAMTGIIGYILAGTLITIIGKKKLMAICFLIAAACCGSLYWAEDTNGILGLSSVFVAMSSIGGAAVINVIVDNFPTCLRTVAVSITMMMGRIGAVIGNLLFPILFDLSCLGPFVMIGTACLTSALMVAMLPRKKTQDEKWEDVV, encoded by the exons ATGTCCTACGTGTTACCATCTGCTGAATGTGACCTCCGGCTGACGATGTTCGACAAAGGACTGCTGAACTCGATGGCGTTCGCAG GAATGATCAGCACGGCATTTTTCTGGGGTTTCATGGCCGACACGTTCGGTcgtaagaaaataatgttctACGGTTACTTGGTTACTGGTTTACTAAGTGTGGCAACATGTTTTTCGCACACTTCTTggcttttaattatatttaagtttttcGACGGCGTAAT CATATCTGGCCCATATGCAGCGCTTATGTCGTACTTGGCAGAGATACACGATACAGTGCATCGATCGCGGTCGTATATGTGGCTTGGCGTGTTCTTCTCACTTGGAAACATTTGCCTGCCAT GCGTAGCATGGCTGGTAATACCTCAAAAATGGGACGtcacattttttaacagaaCGATGGAAATAAATTCGTGGAGGGTGTTTTTAGCGATTTGTTCTATACCTGAGTTTCTCGCGTGCGTCGCCCTTTTCGCTTTTCCAGAGAGTCCGCGCTTTCTCATCTTGAAAGGCCGACATGACGAGGCGTTGAACGTCTTCAAGAAGATCTACTCGCTCAATACTGGAAAAGATCCTGACACATATCCG ATAAAGAGTCTGAAGGATGAATATACTGTCAAATCTTCCGCGGGGAATTTGCAAAGTGAAGCGCACAACTGCTGGAAGAAAGTAAAGCCTCTTTTCCTGCCACCTAATATCTTCAGATTGCTACTCATATCGATGATACAGCTCGGAGCGACGATAGG GTCGAATTCGCTCCGACTTTGGATGCCGCAGTTGTTCGCGATGATCGAGAGTTACAAGAGCACACTGATGAAGAACGATAAGCGCGTATTGGGCTTTCAGCCTTCATTCTGTTACATGCTAGGCCAAGAAAAGGCATATCTTAATGCCACCCGGTACATCAATGAAACGCTGAGCAATGCGACGGCTGTGTGCGTTCCA GCTGAGCTGAACTCTAGAGTGTTTATCAATTCCATCGTCATCGCTATGACAGGCATTATTGGTTATATTCTGGCTGGTACTTTAATTACTATTATCGGAAAGAAGAAACTGATGG CAATTTGTTTCCTCATTGCTGCTGCCTGTTGCGGTTCACTTTATTGGGCCGAAGATACCAATGGCATTCTCGGATTGTCTTCAGTATTTGTCGCCATGTCGAGTATTGGTGGTGCGGCTGTTATTAATGTTATCGTTGATAATTTTCCTACATGTCTAA gaactGTAGCAGTCAGTATAACAATGATGATGGGAAGAATCGGCGCAGTAATAGGCAATTTATTATTCCCCATTTTATTCGATCTGTCGTGTTTAGGCCCCTTCGTTATGATCGGCACGGCTTGCTtaa CTTCTGCATTGATGGTCGCTATGCTACCTCGGAAAAAGACGCAGGACGAAAAATGGGAGGATGTTGTttga
- the LOC105675018 gene encoding synaptic vesicle glycoprotein 2B-like isoform X4 produces MISTAFFWGFMADTFGRKKIMFYGYLVTGLLSVATCFSHTSWLLIIFKFFDGVIISGPYAALMSYLAEIHDTVHRSRSYMWLGVFFSLGNICLPCVAWLVIPQKWDVTFFNRTMEINSWRVFLAICSIPEFLACVALFAFPESPRFLILKGRHDEALNVFKKIYSLNTGKDPDTYPIKSLKDEYTVKSSAGNLQSEAHNCWKKVKPLFLPPNIFRLLLISMIQLGATIGSNSLRLWMPQLFAMIESYKSTLMKNDKRVLGFQPSFCYMLGQEKAYLNATRYINETLSNATAVCVPAELNSRVFINSIVIAMTGIIGYILAGTLITIIGKKKLMAICFLIAAACCGSLYWAEDTNGILGLSSVFVAMSSIGGAAVINVIVDNFPTCLRTVAVSITMMMGRIGAVIGNLLFPILFDLSCLGPFVMIGTACLTSALMVAMLPRKKTQDEKWEDVV; encoded by the exons ATGATCAGCACGGCATTTTTCTGGGGTTTCATGGCCGACACGTTCGGTcgtaagaaaataatgttctACGGTTACTTGGTTACTGGTTTACTAAGTGTGGCAACATGTTTTTCGCACACTTCTTggcttttaattatatttaagtttttcGACGGCGTAAT CATATCTGGCCCATATGCAGCGCTTATGTCGTACTTGGCAGAGATACACGATACAGTGCATCGATCGCGGTCGTATATGTGGCTTGGCGTGTTCTTCTCACTTGGAAACATTTGCCTGCCAT GCGTAGCATGGCTGGTAATACCTCAAAAATGGGACGtcacattttttaacagaaCGATGGAAATAAATTCGTGGAGGGTGTTTTTAGCGATTTGTTCTATACCTGAGTTTCTCGCGTGCGTCGCCCTTTTCGCTTTTCCAGAGAGTCCGCGCTTTCTCATCTTGAAAGGCCGACATGACGAGGCGTTGAACGTCTTCAAGAAGATCTACTCGCTCAATACTGGAAAAGATCCTGACACATATCCG ATAAAGAGTCTGAAGGATGAATATACTGTCAAATCTTCCGCGGGGAATTTGCAAAGTGAAGCGCACAACTGCTGGAAGAAAGTAAAGCCTCTTTTCCTGCCACCTAATATCTTCAGATTGCTACTCATATCGATGATACAGCTCGGAGCGACGATAGG GTCGAATTCGCTCCGACTTTGGATGCCGCAGTTGTTCGCGATGATCGAGAGTTACAAGAGCACACTGATGAAGAACGATAAGCGCGTATTGGGCTTTCAGCCTTCATTCTGTTACATGCTAGGCCAAGAAAAGGCATATCTTAATGCCACCCGGTACATCAATGAAACGCTGAGCAATGCGACGGCTGTGTGCGTTCCA GCTGAGCTGAACTCTAGAGTGTTTATCAATTCCATCGTCATCGCTATGACAGGCATTATTGGTTATATTCTGGCTGGTACTTTAATTACTATTATCGGAAAGAAGAAACTGATGG CAATTTGTTTCCTCATTGCTGCTGCCTGTTGCGGTTCACTTTATTGGGCCGAAGATACCAATGGCATTCTCGGATTGTCTTCAGTATTTGTCGCCATGTCGAGTATTGGTGGTGCGGCTGTTATTAATGTTATCGTTGATAATTTTCCTACATGTCTAA gaactGTAGCAGTCAGTATAACAATGATGATGGGAAGAATCGGCGCAGTAATAGGCAATTTATTATTCCCCATTTTATTCGATCTGTCGTGTTTAGGCCCCTTCGTTATGATCGGCACGGCTTGCTtaa CTTCTGCATTGATGGTCGCTATGCTACCTCGGAAAAAGACGCAGGACGAAAAATGGGAGGATGTTGTttga